A genomic region of Pogona vitticeps strain Pit_001003342236 chromosome 15, PviZW2.1, whole genome shotgun sequence contains the following coding sequences:
- the ESRRA gene encoding steroid hormone receptor ERR1 has translation MSSRERRAEFFIKTEPASPDSLAQHSPSGSSDTSASGVPQELETVGAPVAGTGASRRRHDDDTDEPPGRGKYMLNSMPKRLCLVCGDVASGYHYGVASCEACKAFFKRTIQGSIEYSCPATNECEITKRRRKACQACRFTKCLRVGMLKEGVRLDRVRGGRQKYKRRPEMEAATYPSTFVTPQIATVTAKKPAPMNTMVSHLLVAEPEKLYAMPDPALPDGPAKAASTLCDLADREIVVIIGWAKNIPGFPALSLADQMSVLQSVWLEVLLLGVAWRSLPCEDEIVFAEDFALDEEAARTAGLLELSGVVLQLVRKYRALRLEREEYVLLKALALANSDSVHIEDMAAVQRLRDVLHEALLEYEASRRPEEPRRAGRLLLTLPLLRQTATRVLHHFYSLKLEGKVPMHKLFLEMLEAMMD, from the exons ATGTCCTCCCGGGAACGCCGAGCAGAATTCTTCATCAAGACCGAGCCGGCGTCGCCAGACAGCCTTGCCCAGCACAGCCCGAGCGGGTCATCTGATACCAGCGCCAGCGGGGTCCCCCAGGAGCTTGAGACTGTGGGGGCACCGGTGGCCGGGACGGGGGCTTCCCGGCGGCGCCACGACGATGACACGGACGAGCCACCCGGACGGGGGAAGTACATGCTGAACTCCATGCCCAAGCGTCTGTGCCTGGTCTGTGGCGATGTGGCCTCCGGGTATCACTATGGCGTGGCGTCCTGCGAAGCGTGCAAGGCCTTCTTCAAGCGCACCATTCAAG GCAGCATTGAGTACAGTTGTCCGGCCACTAACGAGTGTGAGATAACGAAGCGGCGTCGGAAGGCTTGCCAGGCGTGTCGCTTTACCAAGTGCCTGCGTGTGGGCATGCTTAAGGAAG GAGTACGTCTAGACCGGGTGCGCGGAGGGCGTCAGAAATACAAGCGCCGGCCGGAGATGGAGGCTGCCACCTACCCCAGCACCTTCGTCACCCCGCAGATTGCCACAGTGACCGCCAAGAAGCCAG CTCCCATGAACACGATGGTGTCACACTTGCTGGTGGCTGAGCCAGAGAAATTGTACGCCATGCCCGATCCCGCGCTCCCTGATGGCCCGGCCAAGGCAGCAAGCACTCTGTGTGATCTGGCGGATCGGGAGATTGTGGTCATCATCGGCTGGGCCAAAAACATACCAG GATTCCCGGCCCTTTCTTTGGCCGACCAGATGTCTGTGCTGCAGAGTGTGTGGCTGGAGGTTTTGCTCCTCGGAGTAGCCTGGCGCTCGCTGCCCTGCGAGGACGAGATTGTCTTTGCCGAGGACTTTGCGCTCGACGAGGAAGCGGCCCGGACGGCGGGGCTGCTGGAGCTGAGCGGGGTGGTCCTCCAGCTGGTGCGCAAGTACCGTGCCTTGCGCCTGGAGCGTGAAGAGTACGTACTTCTGAAGGCCTTGGCACTTGCCAACTCAG ACTCTGTGCATATTGAGGACATGGCAGCTGTACAGCGGCTCCGGGACGTACTCCACGAGGCGCTGCTGGAATACGAAGCATCGCGGCGCCCTGAGGAGCCGCGCCGCGCCGGCCGCCTCctcctgactctgcccctcctgcgcCAGACGGCCACCCGGGTCCTCCACCATTTCTACAGCCTCAAGTTGGAGGGCAAGGTTCCCATGCATAAGCTTTTCCTGGAGATGCTGGAGGCCATGATGGACTGA